The window GTTTCGCGGAGCGCGCCATTCATGAGGTTACCCACCATCAAGCTGACGGCGATCAACGCAAGTGTCTCGATAAACGAAAATGGCGTGATCGAACGCTCTTTATTCGGCTGTTCAAACCCCTTTGGCAGTCGCGGCTTATCATGATTAGAACAACCGGGAACCTGTGTGCGCTTGATAAGCAGCCGGGCGACCGGCCCACCAATCAAACCGCCCAGCACCAGACCAAACGTTGCAGAGGCCATTGCAAGCTCAGAGGCGGAAGCCAGGCCGTATTTTTCACTGAACGTCGCGCCCCAGGCAGCACCGGTTCCGTGACCACCTGCCAACGTCACCGAGCCTGTCAGCAGCCCCATCAAAGGGTCGAGCCCCAAAGCCGTTGCAAGCCCGATACCCATGGCATTCTGAACCACCAACAACCCGGTGACCGCTAACAGAAACACCCCCACTACGCGTCCGCCCTTCTTCAGGCTGGCGAAGTCTGCACTCAATCCAATAGTGGCGAAGAACGCCAGCATCAAGGGTGTTTGTAGCGAGGTGTCAAACCGCACTTCAATATTGAACAAGCGCAAAGCCAAAAGAACCAAGGCAACCATCAGGCCGCCCGCTACAGGTTCAGGGATATTGTAAGCGCGTAAAAAACCGACCCGTGTGACCAGCCCGCGCCCCAGTAAGAGTACTAAGGACGCGGCGACGAGTGTTCCATAAAAATCGAGCTGAAACATTGGGATATTCTTAAATTATTCATTCAGGGGCGAACTGTTTACCTGGACACGCCTCTTGAACAGGCTGATTGTTCTCAACGCTGATTGTTTTAATTTCAGGATCCGTCAATGGTCTGAATATATCGAAATATTTCTAATGAATATTACTTGGGGCAACTTTAACAACCGCCCAGCTTCATTGCCAAGGATATGGAGAGCAATGCGGATATACAGTTGTGACTAAAAGTGTAGGGAAGTAAGCGTAGTTGTCTGGAGAAATAACTTGATAACAAAAAAGCCCCGACGAGTCGGGGCTTCTTTCAATCTCATTGCCTGGCTTACTTAATCAACCGCCAAGTGAACGGATATCGATAAGGAAACCCTTCATTGGCCTTCACCCCGGCAATGATCGTCAGCACCAGCGCGCCAATGGCGATCAGGCCAAACAGGAAGAACCCGATAATCACCACCATCAGCAGGAAGCAAATGGCGGAGGCAATGGCGACGGTGATCTGAAAGTTCAGCGCCTCCTTGCCTTGTGCGTCGATGAACGGGTCCATCTCGCGCTTCATTTGCCACAGGATCAGCGGGCCGATCAGCGTACCGAACGGAATCCAGATCCCCAACAAGGCGGACAAGTGACAAAACATCGCCCACTGCCGAACTTCTTTGCTCGGGGTGGGAAGCAACTGTTGCTCGTCACTCATGGCGTCCTCCTTGTCTTTGGCAATCCGGTCAGTCCGCCAGTGCAGCCGTTTGCAGATCGAAGATTTCGTTCATGCCTTTCTTGGCCAGTTCCAGCATCGCGTTCAGCTCTTCTGGCTGGAACGGTGCGCCTTCGGCAGTGCCCTGAACTTCGATGAAGCCGCCAGTGCTGGTCATCACCACGTTCAGGTCGGTCTCGGCAGCCGAGTCTTCCAGGTAGTCGAGGTCGAGTACCGGCTCGCCTTGGTACATGCCTACCGAAACGGCACCGATCATTTGCTTGAGCGGGTCGCCGCCTTTCAGGCCGCCACGCTTCTTGATCACTTTCAACGCATCGACCAGGGCAACCATGGCGCCGGTGATGGACGCAGTGCGGGTGCCGCCGTCGGCCTGGATCACGTCGCAGTCGACGTACAGGGTCACGTCGCCCAGCTTGGACATGTCCAGCGCAGCGCGCAGGGAACGGCCAATCAGACGCTGGATTTCCAGGGTGCGGCCGCCTTGCTTGCCGCGGCTCGCTTCACGCTGGTTACGCTCGCCCGTGGCGCGCGGCAGCATGCCGTACTCGGCGGTCAACCAGCCTTGGCCCTGGCCCTTGAGAAAACGCGGCACACCGTTTTCGACGCTGACCGTGCAGATGACTTTGGTGTCACCGAACTCGACCAGTACAGATCCCTCGGCGTGTTTGGTGTAGTTGCGGGTAATGCGGATCGAGCGGAGCTGATCGGCAGCGCGACCACTTGGACGTTTCATAAGGGATACCTGTACGGGGACGGAAAACTGCGGAGCATTATAGAGCTGCCAGCCACGACTGGGCACTTCTAAAAAAATCCTCTGACGAGCGAAGGCTCTGAACAGCCCGTACCCGACGACCTGCAGCCGTTTGTCACACCGTGTGTTTGGGCGCATCCGCGCCACTGCGCTACAATCCTGCGCCTTTGCTGCCAGTCGGCTTTAATTCATTGATAGCGGATTGCCAGAACGTCAGTTCCGCGCCGATCCGCATTGCGAGGTACCCCCATGGTGCACAGCATGACCGCCTTCGCCCGCGTCGAGAAAGCAGGCGTCCAGGGCACCCTGAACTGGGAACTGCGCTCGGTCAACAGCCGCTACCTGGAACCCCACCTGCGCCTGCCGGACTCCTTTCGCGACCTCGAAGGCGCCGTCCGTGAAGCCCTGCGCCAGGGCGTGTCGCGGGGCAAGCTCGAATGCACCCTGCGGTTCACCGAAGAAAACGCCGGCAAAGCGCTGCAAGTGGATCAGGACCGCGCCGCACAACTGGTTGCCGCCGCCGAGAAAATCGCCAGCCTGATCAAGAATCCGGCCGCACTGAACCCGCTCGAAGTCCTGGCCTGGCCCGGCGTGCTGGTAGGTGATGCGACCGACCCGCAAGCCTTGAACGCCGAAGCACTGGCGCTGTTCAACGAAGGCCTTAAAGAACTCAAGGCCGGCCGCGAGCGCGAAGGCGCGGAGCTGGCACGGCTGATCAACGATCGCCTGACGTCCATTGAAGAAGACGTGGTGACCCTGCGCGAACTGGTTCCGCAGATGCTCGCCACCCAGCGCCAGAAAGTCCTCGACCGTTTCGCCGACATGAAGGCCGAGATGGACCCGCAGCGACTGGAGCAGGAAATGGTCATGCTCGCGCAAAAAAGCGACGTCGCCGAAGAACTGGATCGCCTGAGCACTCACATCATTGAAGTTCGTCGGGTACTCAAATCCGGCGGCGCTGCCGGGCGACGCCTGGACTTCCTGATGCAGGAACTCAACCGCGAGGCTAATACACTGGGCTCCAAAGCCTTCGACCCGCGCAGCACCCAAGCGGCGGTCAACCTCAAGGTGTTGATCGAGCAGATGCGCGAACAAGTGCAGAATATTGAGTAAGGCAACCCTGACATGACCCACAGCACCGGCACCCTGTACATCATCTCCGCCCCATCGGGCGCGGGCAAAAGCAGCCTGGTCAAGGCCTTGACCGACGCCAATCCGGAGATCCGCGTTTCGGTCTCGCACACCACCCGCGCCATGCGCCCGGGCGAAGTGGACGGCGTGAACTACAACTTCGTCGCGCGCGAACAGTTCGTGAAGATGATCGAACACGGGGATTTCCTCGAGCGCGCCGAAGTCTTCGGCAATCTCTACGGCACCTCGCAAAGTCACTTGCAGCAGACCCTGGATGAAGGCCACGACCTGATCCTGGAAATCGACTGGCAAGGCGCCGAGCAAGTACGCAAACTGATGCCGCAGGCCCGTTCGGTCTTCATTCTGCCGCCGTCATTGCAGGCCTTGCACCAGCGCCTGACCAATCGCGGCCAGGACAGCGACGAGATCATTGACGGCCGGATGCGCGAAGCCGTCAGTGAAATGAGCCACTATGTCGACTACGACTACCTGATCATCAACGACGATTTCGCCCACGCCTTGCACGATTTGAAGGCGATTTTCCGCGCCAATCAGCTGCAACAGAAGCGTCAGCAGCAGCGCCACGGCAAACTATTGGCTGAATTGCTTGGTTGATCCGCTCTTCCCAAAACAGCTGCAAGGGCTTTACATTGGCACTTGCAGCACGTTGAAGGGCTTGATCAAAAAATCAGCGCTTCCCTAATCGCTGGTGATTTTTTAAACTGTTGAGTCCGCTCGCCCATCCGGGCAGCGCGCATATTGCATTTGCTACGAGGAAGACCATGGCCCGCGTAACCGTTGAAGACTGCCTAGAACACGTGGATAACCGCTTTGAGCTGGTCATGCTCTCTACCAAGCGTGCCCGTCAACTGGCCACCGGCGGCAAAGAGCCGAAAGTAGCATGGGAAAACGACAAGCCTACCGTTGTCGCCCTGCGCGAAATCGCTGAAGGCCTGATCGACTACGCAGCTATTGCCGAAGCCGAAATCGTTGAAGATGAACCGCTTTTTGCTGCATTTGAGGACGAGTCCAACGAGGCCGTCTAAGCCTATGCCTGGTCGACGTAGCACGGCGCGGGATAAAAGCTTACGGCAGGAGACATCATGCCGAGCATAGACGCCCTCGCCGATCGCTTATCGACCTACCTCGGCAATGACCAGGTCAACCTGGTCCGCCGAGCGTATTTCTACGCCGAACAAGCGCACGACGGCCAACGCCGCCGTAGCGGTGAGGCGTACGTCACGCATCCTCTTGCCGTGGCCAATATTCTTGCCGACATGCATATGGACCATCAGAGCCTGATGGCGGCCATGCTGCATGACGTGATCGAAGACACCGGTATTGCCAAGGAAGCGCTGCAAGCGCAGTTCGGCGAAACCGTGGCCGAACTGGTCGACGGGGTCAGCAAACTGACCCAGATGAACTTCGAGACCAAGGCCGAAGCCCAAGCCGAAAACTTCCAGAAAATGGCCATGGCCATGGCGCGCGACATTCGCGTGATCCTGGTCAAACTGGCCGACCGCCTGCACAACATGCGCACGCTGGAAGTGCTGTCCGGCGAGAAACGCCGGCGCATCGCCAAGGAAACCCTGGAAATCTATGCGCCCATCGCCAACCGGCTGGGCATGCACGCCATCCGCATAGAGTTCGAAGACCTCGGCTTCAAGGCCATGCACCCGATGCGCTCCGCGCGGATCTACCAGGCCGTCAAACGCGCCCGGGGCAACCGCAAGGAAATCGTCAACAAGATCGAAGAATCCCTCAGTCACTGCCTGGCCATCGACGGCATTCAGGGCGAGGTCAGCGGTCGCCAGAAACACCTCTACGGCATCTACAAGAAAATGCGCGGCAAGCGTCGGGCCTTCAACGAGATCATGGACGTCTACGCGTTCCGGATCATCGTCGACAAGGTCGATACCTGCTACCGCGTGCTGGGTGCTGTGCATAATTTGTACAAGCCGTTGCCGGGGCGCTTCAAGGATTACATCGCGATCCCCAAGGCCAACGGCTATCAGTCGCTGCACACCACGCTGTTCGGCATGCACGGTGTGCCCATCGAGATCCAGATCCGCACCCGCGAAATGGAAGAGATGGCCAACAACGGCATCGCCGCCCATTGGCTGTACAAATCCAGCGGCGACGAACAGCCGAAAGGCACTCACGCCCGCGCGCGCCAGTGGGTCAAAGGCGTGCTGGAAATGCAGCAACGCGCCGGCAACTCGCTGGAATTCATCGAAAGCGTGAAGATCGACCTGTTCCCGGACGAGGTCTACGTGTTCACGCCCAAAGGCCGGATCATGGAGCTGCCCAAGGGCTCCACGGCGGTCGACTTCGCTTACGCGGTGCACACCGACGTGGGCAACAGCTGTATTGCCTGTCGGATCAATCGTCGTCTCGCGCCGCTGTCCGAACCGCTGCAAAGCGGCTCCACGGTCGAGATCGTCAGCGCCCCCGGCGCGCGGCCGAACCCGGCGTGGCTCAACTTCGTGGTCACCGGTAAGGCCCGTACGCACATCCGCCATGCGTTGAAGCTGCAACGCCGCTCCGAGTCCATCAGCCTCGGCGAACGCCTGCTGAACAAAGTCCTCAACGGTTTCGACAGCGCGCTGGAGAAGATCCCGTCCGAACGCGTCAAGGCGATGCTCGTCGAGTATCGCCTCGAACTGATCGAAGATTTGCTCGAAGACATCGGCCTGGGCAATCGCATGGCCTACGTGGTGGCACGCCGACTGCTCGGCGAAGGCGAACAGTTGCCGAGCCCTGAAGGCCCGCTGGCGATTCGCGGCACCGAAGGCCTGGTGCTCAGCTACGCCAAGTGCTGCACACCGATTCCGGGCGACCCGATTGTTGGTCACCTGTCTGCGGGCAAAGGCATGGTCGTGCACCTGGACAACTGCCGCAACATCAGCGAAATCCGCCACAACCCGGAAAAATGCATCCAGCTCTCGTGGGCCAAGGATGTCACCGGCGAATTCAACGTCGAGCTGCGCGTCGAGCTGGAACACCAGCGCGGCCTGATCGCCCTGCTTGCCAGCAGCGTCAACGCGGCCGACGGCAATATCGAAAAAATCAGCATGGATGAACGCGATGGTCGCATCAGCGTGGTCCAACTGGTGGTCAGCGTGCACGACCGTGTGCACCTGGCCCGCGTGATCAAGAAACTGCGCGCCCTGACCGGGGTGATCCGCATCACCCGCATGCGTGCTTAAGCCCACTTACAAGGAGTCATTCATGACCAAGACTGTTATCACCAGCGACAAGGCCCCGGCCGCCATCGGTAC of the Pseudomonas sp. MAG733B genome contains:
- the rpoZ gene encoding DNA-directed RNA polymerase subunit omega, which gives rise to MARVTVEDCLEHVDNRFELVMLSTKRARQLATGGKEPKVAWENDKPTVVALREIAEGLIDYAAIAEAEIVEDEPLFAAFEDESNEAV
- the rph gene encoding ribonuclease PH produces the protein MKRPSGRAADQLRSIRITRNYTKHAEGSVLVEFGDTKVICTVSVENGVPRFLKGQGQGWLTAEYGMLPRATGERNQREASRGKQGGRTLEIQRLIGRSLRAALDMSKLGDVTLYVDCDVIQADGGTRTASITGAMVALVDALKVIKKRGGLKGGDPLKQMIGAVSVGMYQGEPVLDLDYLEDSAAETDLNVVMTSTGGFIEVQGTAEGAPFQPEELNAMLELAKKGMNEIFDLQTAALAD
- a CDS encoding DUF4870 domain-containing protein, whose translation is MSDEQQLLPTPSKEVRQWAMFCHLSALLGIWIPFGTLIGPLILWQMKREMDPFIDAQGKEALNFQITVAIASAICFLLMVVIIGFFLFGLIAIGALVLTIIAGVKANEGFPYRYPFTWRLIK
- the spoT gene encoding bifunctional GTP diphosphokinase/guanosine-3',5'-bis pyrophosphate 3'-pyrophosphohydrolase, which encodes MPSIDALADRLSTYLGNDQVNLVRRAYFYAEQAHDGQRRRSGEAYVTHPLAVANILADMHMDHQSLMAAMLHDVIEDTGIAKEALQAQFGETVAELVDGVSKLTQMNFETKAEAQAENFQKMAMAMARDIRVILVKLADRLHNMRTLEVLSGEKRRRIAKETLEIYAPIANRLGMHAIRIEFEDLGFKAMHPMRSARIYQAVKRARGNRKEIVNKIEESLSHCLAIDGIQGEVSGRQKHLYGIYKKMRGKRRAFNEIMDVYAFRIIVDKVDTCYRVLGAVHNLYKPLPGRFKDYIAIPKANGYQSLHTTLFGMHGVPIEIQIRTREMEEMANNGIAAHWLYKSSGDEQPKGTHARARQWVKGVLEMQQRAGNSLEFIESVKIDLFPDEVYVFTPKGRIMELPKGSTAVDFAYAVHTDVGNSCIACRINRRLAPLSEPLQSGSTVEIVSAPGARPNPAWLNFVVTGKARTHIRHALKLQRRSESISLGERLLNKVLNGFDSALEKIPSERVKAMLVEYRLELIEDLLEDIGLGNRMAYVVARRLLGEGEQLPSPEGPLAIRGTEGLVLSYAKCCTPIPGDPIVGHLSAGKGMVVHLDNCRNISEIRHNPEKCIQLSWAKDVTGEFNVELRVELEHQRGLIALLASSVNAADGNIEKISMDERDGRISVVQLVVSVHDRVHLARVIKKLRALTGVIRITRMRA
- the gltS gene encoding sodium/glutamate symporter, translated to MFQLDFYGTLVAASLVLLLGRGLVTRVGFLRAYNIPEPVAGGLMVALVLLALRLFNIEVRFDTSLQTPLMLAFFATIGLSADFASLKKGGRVVGVFLLAVTGLLVVQNAMGIGLATALGLDPLMGLLTGSVTLAGGHGTGAAWGATFSEKYGLASASELAMASATFGLVLGGLIGGPVARLLIKRTQVPGCSNHDKPRLPKGFEQPNKERSITPFSFIETLALIAVSLMVGNLMNGALRETAFELPTFVCVLFVGVLLRNSLSALGLYQVFEREVSVLGNVSLSLFLAIALMSLKLWDLAALALPFFIILAAQTLVMALFAIFVTFRVMGRNYDAAVLAAGHCGFGLGATPTAIANMQAVTQRYGPSQIAFLVVPMVGAFFIDIINVIVIKLYLALPFFAAA
- a CDS encoding YicC/YloC family endoribonuclease, with the translated sequence MVHSMTAFARVEKAGVQGTLNWELRSVNSRYLEPHLRLPDSFRDLEGAVREALRQGVSRGKLECTLRFTEENAGKALQVDQDRAAQLVAAAEKIASLIKNPAALNPLEVLAWPGVLVGDATDPQALNAEALALFNEGLKELKAGREREGAELARLINDRLTSIEEDVVTLRELVPQMLATQRQKVLDRFADMKAEMDPQRLEQEMVMLAQKSDVAEELDRLSTHIIEVRRVLKSGGAAGRRLDFLMQELNREANTLGSKAFDPRSTQAAVNLKVLIEQMREQVQNIE
- the gmk gene encoding guanylate kinase produces the protein MTHSTGTLYIISAPSGAGKSSLVKALTDANPEIRVSVSHTTRAMRPGEVDGVNYNFVAREQFVKMIEHGDFLERAEVFGNLYGTSQSHLQQTLDEGHDLILEIDWQGAEQVRKLMPQARSVFILPPSLQALHQRLTNRGQDSDEIIDGRMREAVSEMSHYVDYDYLIINDDFAHALHDLKAIFRANQLQQKRQQQRHGKLLAELLG